A genome region from Bacteroidota bacterium includes the following:
- a CDS encoding 2,3-bisphosphoglycerate-independent phosphoglycerate mutase, translating into MNNRKAVLIILDGWGIGDGSKADAIAHSNVPFYRELMKKFPHSTLQTSGLDVGLPDGQMGNSEVGHLNIGAGRIVYQDLEMINKACREKTIDSEKTILELFDHVKTSGKKLHFIGLVSDGGVHSSQFHLHHLLECATNYDLKNVFVHAFTDGRDTDPKSGKNFITHLLAHMKHTTGKLATITGRYYAMDRDKRWERVKIAYDGMINGIGEKSSDAIEAISRSYANGVTDEFIKPLIMTNDDGSPVAKIEEGDAVFCFNFRTDRCREITTVLTQKNMPEQGMKTIPLYYVTMTIYDHTFQQVKVVYGKNDLVNTIGEIISKAGKKQIRIAETEKYPHVTFFFSGGREKEFDGEKRIMIPSPKVATYDLQPEMSANEVTDAIVTELENETADFICLNFANADMVGHTGVYSAIVKAAETVDACLKRVVEMGMKKNYSFIIIADHGNADYAINEDGSPNTAHTKNPVPCILIDDHNKKIQNGRLADIAPTLLTLMEIAIPKEMNGNVLIG; encoded by the coding sequence ACAGTACGCTGCAGACTTCCGGGCTCGACGTAGGACTTCCCGACGGGCAAATGGGAAATTCCGAAGTGGGACACCTGAATATCGGTGCAGGAAGAATTGTTTACCAGGATCTCGAAATGATCAACAAAGCCTGCCGCGAAAAAACCATTGACAGTGAAAAAACAATTCTTGAACTTTTTGATCATGTGAAAACGTCAGGGAAAAAGCTGCATTTCATTGGACTCGTTTCCGATGGCGGCGTTCATTCTTCCCAGTTCCATCTTCATCATCTTCTTGAGTGCGCAACTAATTACGATTTGAAAAATGTTTTCGTGCACGCATTCACAGACGGGCGCGACACAGATCCGAAGAGTGGAAAAAATTTCATCACGCACCTGCTCGCACACATGAAACACACCACGGGAAAACTGGCAACAATAACCGGAAGATATTATGCAATGGACCGCGATAAAAGATGGGAACGTGTGAAGATCGCCTACGATGGAATGATAAATGGCATTGGTGAAAAATCTTCTGACGCGATTGAAGCAATAAGCAGATCGTATGCAAACGGTGTGACCGATGAATTCATCAAACCGCTCATCATGACGAATGATGACGGCTCTCCGGTTGCAAAGATTGAAGAAGGTGATGCCGTATTCTGTTTTAATTTCAGAACAGATCGTTGCCGGGAAATTACAACAGTACTCACGCAGAAAAATATGCCGGAGCAGGGCATGAAAACTATTCCGCTCTATTATGTAACGATGACCATTTACGATCACACTTTTCAGCAGGTGAAAGTTGTTTACGGAAAAAATGATCTGGTGAATACGATCGGTGAAATAATTTCGAAGGCCGGAAAAAAACAGATCCGCATTGCTGAAACAGAAAAATATCCTCACGTTACTTTTTTCTTTTCAGGCGGAAGAGAAAAAGAATTCGATGGGGAAAAACGCATCATGATCCCTTCACCAAAAGTGGCGACGTATGATCTGCAACCTGAAATGAGCGCCAATGAAGTGACGGATGCCATTGTCACCGAGCTGGAAAATGAAACAGCAGATTTTATTTGCCTGAATTTTGCAAATGCCGATATGGTGGGCCACACCGGTGTTTATTCTGCCATTGTAAAAGCAGCGGAAACTGTCGATGCCTGTTTGAAACGCGTGGTGGAAATGGGAATGAAAAAAAATTACTCCTTCATCATCATCGCTGATCATGGCAATGCCGATTACGCGATCAACGAAGACGGCTCACCGAATACAGCACACACTAAAAACCCGGTGCCCTGCATTCTCATTGACGATCATAATAAAAAAATTCAGAACGGCCGCCTCGCCGACATCGCCCCTACCCTGCTTACCCTAATGGAAATTGCAATTCCGAAAGAGATGAATGGGAATGTTCTGATTGGATGA